A single region of the Eublepharis macularius isolate TG4126 chromosome 14, MPM_Emac_v1.0, whole genome shotgun sequence genome encodes:
- the LOC129342237 gene encoding fumarylacetoacetate hydrolase domain-containing protein 2 — MWVLLQRALPVGVRLGCAVPGRKNCQKLGSRGVSHECGAMRLVQFQVKGSAATPRIGLEEKDGGNVIDLNAFDPSLPRTMRAFLEEGDVAFAVAKRAQESGQHVLPRADVSLLAPITNPDKVICVGMNYVDHCLEQNVKIPKEPIIFSKFPSSIVGPYDEIILPPESNKVDWEVELAFVIGKKGKHIQEPDALSHVAGFTVAHDVSARDWQMEKNGKQWLLGKTFDTFCPLGPALVTKNSVSDPHNLGIRCRVNGELVQNSSTNQMIFKTEALIAWVSKFVTLYPGDIFLTGTPPGVGVFRKPPVFLKKGDEVQCEIDELGTIHNKVA, encoded by the exons ATGTGGGTCCTGTTGCAGAGAGCCCTTCCAGTAGGCGTCAGGTTGGGCTGTGCAGTGCCAGGGAGGAAGAACTGTCAGAAGCTGGGATCCAGAGGGGTTTCCCATGAGTGTGGGGCCATGAGGCTGGTCCAGTTCCAAGTCAAGGGATCAGCAGCCACACCCCGGATTGGGCTAGAAGAGAAGGATGGAGGCAACGTGATCGACCTGAACGCTTTTGATCCATCTCTGCCTAGGACTATGAGGGCATTCCTGGAGGAAGGAGATGTGGCATTTGCTGTCGCTAAGAG AGCACAAGAGTCTGGCCAACATGTCCTGCCCCGTGCTGATGTGTCCCTCTTGGCTCCCATAACTAACCCTGACAAAGTGATCTGTGTGGGAATGAACTATGTGGACCACTGCTTGGAGCAGAACGTGAAAATCCCCAAGGAGCCCATCATATTCAGCAAgttccccagctccattgtgggacCCTACGATGAGATCATCCTCCCACCAGAGAGCAAc AAAGTGGACTGGGAAGTGGAGCTGGCCTTtgtcattgggaagaaaggaaaacacaTCCAG GAGCCGGATGCCCTGAGCCACGTTGCAGGGTTCACCGTTGCCCACGATGTGAGTGCCAGAGACTGGCAGATGGAGAAGAATGGGAAGCAGTGGCTTCTGGGGAAAACGTTTGACACCTTCTGCCCTCTGGGACCAGCTCTGGTCACCAAGAACTCCGTGTCAG ACCCCCACAACCTGGGGATCCGCTGCAGAGTGAACGGGGAGCTTGTCCAGAACAGCAGCACCAACCAGATGATCTTCAAAACAGAGGCACTCATCGCGTGGGTCTCCAA GTTTGTTACCCTGTACCCAGGAGATATTTTCCTCACAGGGACACCTCCTGGTGTCGGAGTTTTCCGGAAGCCTCCAGTGTTCCTGAAG